A segment of the Sulfitobacter sp. D7 genome:
TGAACCTCGACACCGGCGCGGGCTACGGCAAACCGCTTTGTGCGGCGGTGTTCGAGGGGGATGAGGTTTGGGTGCTGACCCAGCAGGGGCGCAATCGCCTGCGCCCCTGAGTGGCTTAGCTCCAGTCAAGCACGACCTTGCCCGACTGGCCCGATTTCATCGCGGCAAAGCCCTGCTCGAAATCATCGACCCCGAAGCGATGGGTGATGATGGCGGAGACATCGAGCCCGTTCTCCAACATGGCGATCATCTTGTACCAGGTCTCGAAAATCTCGCGGCCATAGACGCCTTTGATGGTGATCGCCTTGAAAACGATACGGCTCCAATCCACCGGCGATTTCCCCGGCGGGATGCCCAGCATCGCGATGCGCCCGCCCATGGTCATGGCCTCAACCATCTGATCCAGCGCCTGCTGGTTGCCCGACATTTCAAGCCCCACGTCAAAGCCCTGTTTCATCTTCAGCCGGGGGATCACGTCGGCCAAATCCTCTTCGGCCACGTTCACTGTCACCACGTCGGCGACCTTTTCCGCCAGCGCCAGCCTGTCGGGGTTCACATCCGTGACCACCACATGCCGCGCGCCGACATGCCGCGCCACCGCCGCCGCCATGATGCCGATGGGCCCCGCGCCAGTGATCAACACATCCTCACCCACCAGATCAAAACTTAACGCTGTGTGCACCGCATTGCCCAAGGGATCGAGGATCGCGCCGATGTCGTCGGAAATCTCATCGGGCAGCGGCACCACATTGAACGCGGGCAGCCGCAGATATTGCGCAAAGGCCCCCTGTTCGTTTACCCCGATGCCCCGCGTCGCGGGATCAAGGTGGAACTTCCCCGCACGGCTTTGGCGTGACTGTTTGCCGATCAGATGCCCCTCGCCCGAGCAACGCTGCCCGATCTCAAGCCCTTCGACATTGCGGCCCAACTCGACGATCTCGCCCGCGAACTCATGGCCCGTGATCAGCCCCACCGGCACCGTCCCGGCAGCCCAATCGTCCCAGTTCCAGATGTGGATATCGGTGCCACAGATGCCGGTCTTGTTGATCTTGATCAGCACGTCCTCGGGGCCGATCTCGGGCACTGGCGCATGGGTCATCCACAGCCCCTCGCGGGGGTGCAGCTTGGCCAGCGCTTTCATTTCATTCGTGGTCATTCGATCACCCCACAGGCTTTGCCCGCGACTTCGAATGCCGTCAACGCGCGGTCAAGTTGCTCGCGGGTCAGTGCCGCGTTCATCTGCGTGCGGATGCGCGCCTGACCGCGCGGCACCACCGGGAAGAAGAAGCCCGAGACATAGACCCCCTCCTCGAAAAGCCGTGCGGCCATGTCCTGCGCCAACTGCGCCTCGCCCAGCATGACGGGCACGATGGGGTGTTCACCGGGCAGCAGGTCAAAGCCCAACTTCTCCAGCCCCGCGCGCCAGTATTTCGTATTCTCGAAAAGGCGTGCACGCAGATCATCGCCGTCTTCGACCAGTTCCAGCGCCCGGATGCCGGCACGCACGATCGACGACGGCAGGGAGTTGGAAAACAGATAGGGCCGCGCGCGCTGGCGCAGTAGGTCGATCACCGGCTGCGGCCCTGCGATATAGCCGCCGATGGCCCCACCAAGCGCCTTGCCCAGCGTGCCGGTCACGATGTCGACCTTGACCCCGTGATGCGCGGGCGTGCCTGCACCCTTCGGCCCCATGAAGCCGGTGGAATGGCAGTCATCGACCATCACCAGCGCCTCATATTTCTCGGCCAGTGCGGTGATCTCGGGCAGGTTCGCCAGATAGCCGTCCATGGAGAAGACCCCGTCGGTCGCGATCATGATGAACCGCGCGCCATCCTCGCGGGCCTGCTTCAGCTTGGCCTCAAGATCCGCCATGTCGCTGTTGGCATAGCGGTAGCGTTTCGCCTTGCACAGACGAATGCCGTCGATGATCGAGGCATGGTTCAGCGCGTCTGAAATCACCGCGTCCTCCGGCCCCAGCAGCGGCTCGAACAGCCCGCCGTTGGCGTCGAAACAGGCGGCGAAGAGGATCGAATCGTCATGCCCGAGAAAGCCCGCCAGCTTCTGCTCCAACTCGCGGTGGATGTCCTGCGTGCCGCAGATAAAGCGGACCGAGGCCATGCCGAATCCTTTCTCGTCCATCGCCTCTTTGGCGGTGGCGATCAACTCGGGATGATCGGCGAGGCCGAGATAGTTGTTGGCGCAGAGGTTGATGACCCCGCGGTCACCCACCGCGATCTCCCCGCCCTGCGGGGTGGTGATGAGCCGCTCGCGCTTCATCATGCCCTCGGCGTCGATCTCGGCTAGGGTGTCGGTGACATGGGATAGAAATGCTTGGGTCATGAGGCTCTCCTTTTCAGGGAGCATCTACCATAACGGAGGCCGTTCCGAAATAGAGGATTTCCGAAATGGCGGATTTATTCCGATATACCGGAGATCAGGCATCTTGCACCACCAAAAAGGCACGCACCGGCCCAGCGGTCGCGCGGATCGCATGGGGCACGTCGGCGGCATAGCGGGCCGTGTCTCCGGCCTGCAACTGCTCTGTCCCCATACCGCTGGTCACTTCGACTGCCCCCTCGAAAACGCTCAGATGCTCGCGCGCGCCGCGGGTATGCGGCGCACTGTCGAGCATGCCACCTTCGGCGATGAGCAGTTCGTAAACCTCGTGATGCCCGGCCTCTTCGGGCGGGGACAAGATGCGGATCCGGCAGCCTGACCCAAGGTTGCTGATCGTCGGCACGGCGGCGCTGCGCAGCACTTCGATCTGAGCCTCTGTCGGCGCACCATCCAAAAGCCCGGCGAAATCCACCTGCAAGGCGCGCGTGAGGTTCCACAGCGTGGCGATCGTAGGGCTCGATTCGCCGCGCTCGATCTGGCTCACCATGGAGCGCGACACGCCCGAAAGCTTGGCCACCGCATCAAGCGAAAGCCCCTGCCCCTGTCGCGCCGCTTTCAAGCGGGCGGGCAGCTGTGTCAGGATCTTGTCTGTGTTGTCCGTCATGACGGATATGTCGCGCGGCGCCCCGCCCCTGTCAAGCCGCGCTTTGACGGGACGTTTCCACTGACTTTGCCCCGCCCCCGGCCCATAGTGCTGGCAACGACCAAAGGAGAGTTTCATGTCAGACGATATCGTCATCCTGAGCGGTGCGCGCAGCGCCATCGGCACTTTCGGCGGCAGCCTTGCCGGCACCCCACCCACCAAGCTTGGCAGCACCGTCGCGGCAGCGGCGATGGAGCGTGCGGGCGTCAGCCCTGACCAGATCGGCCATGTGGTTTTTGGCACCGTCATCAACACCGAGCCGCGCGACATGTACCTCAGCCGCGTCGCCGCGCGCGATGCGGGCGTGCCGGATGAAGTGCCCGCGATGAACGTGAACCGCCTGTGCGGTTCGGGCGTGCAGGCGCTGGTCTCGGCGACCCAAAGCCTGATGCTGGGCGATGCGGATTTCGCCCTTGCTGGCGGAGCCGAGAGCATGTCGCGCGCGCCTTACATTCTGCCCGATGCCCGCTGGGGCCAGAAAATGGGCGATGTCCGCAGCCTCGACATGCTTTTGGGCACGCTGAACTGCCCCTTCGGCACCGGCCACATGGGGGTCACGGCCGAGAATGTCGCGGATGAACATACCATCACCCGCGAGGAGATGGACGCCTTTGCCCTGCAAAGCCAAGAACGCGCAGCGGCGGCCATCGCGGCGGGGCATTTCAAGGATCAGATCGTGCCGGTCGACGTAAAGGTCAAGCGCGACATGGTGCCCTTTGACACCGATGAACACCCCAAGGCCACCACGGCCGAGGCGCTGGCCGGGCTGCGCCCCGTATTCCAGAAGGACGGGCGCGTCACAGCGGGCAATGCCAGCGGTATCAACGACGGTGCCGCGGCGCTGGTGCTGGCCCGCGCCGGGGCAGCCGAGGCCGCCGGGCTCACGCCCCGTGCGCGCATCCTTGGCTACGCCCATGCCGGTGTGCGCCCCGAAGTCATGGGCATCGGCCCGGTTCCCGCTGTCCGCCGCCTGCTGGAGCGCACCGGCCTGAAGGCCGATGATTTCGATGTGATCGAAAGCAACGAGGCCTTCGCCAGCCAAGCGCTGGCGGTGAGCAAGGAGTTGGGATTCGACCCGGCAAAAGTGAACCCCAACGGCGGGGCCATCGCCCTTGGTCACCCGGTCGGCGCGACCGGGGCGATCATCACCGTGAAAGCGCTTTATGAGTTGGAGCGGATTGGCGGCAAGCGCGCGTTGATCACCATGTGCATCGGCGGCGGGCAAGGCATCGCCATGGCCATCGAACGTATTGCCTGAATGCGGGGGGCCTCCGCGGCCCCCTGCCCTAAAGCAGCGCGCCGATCAGGGCGATTGTGGTGGCCCCGGCAATGCCGGACATCACCGCAGTCGCCGCGATGTAGCGCCAGAACCGCGGGCGGCGCTCTGGCTGCTCCTCGGCCTGACGGTTCAGCGCCTGTTCGACCAGCCCCGGCAAACGCGGACCAAAGCGGGCCATGACCATCGCCGTGTCGCGCAGATCAGAAACGATCGCGCGCGGCCCTAGCGACTTGGTGATGTAATCGGTCACAATCGGGCTCGCGACTTCCCAGATGTTGATATGCGGGTTGAGCGAGCGGGCCACGCCCTCAACCACGACCATCGTGCGTTGCAGCAAGATCAGCTCGGTCCGGGTTTCCATGCCGAAACGCTCAGTCACTTCAAAGAGGTAGGTCAGCAGCCGCGCCATGGAAATGCGGGTGGCATCCATGCCGAAAATCGGCTCGCCCACCGCGCGCAGGGCGCGGGCGAATTCATCGACATCCTTGTCGGCAGGCACATAACCCGCCTCAAAATGCACCTTGGCCACGCGCAGGTAATCGCGGCGGATAAAGCCATAGAGGATCTCGGCATAGACGCGGCGGGTATAGCTGTCGATATGACCCATGATGCCGAAGTCATAGGCGATGATATCGCCATTGGCCGCGACCTTGAGGTTGCCTTGGTGCATGTCGGCGTGGAAATAACCGTCGCGCAGGGCGTGTTGCAAAAAGAGTTGCAGCACCCGTTCCGACAGCGCTACCCGGTCGTGACCCGCCGCATCCAGCGCGGCGTTGTCGCCCAGCGGCAGACCATCGGCCCAGCCCAGCGTCATCACGCGGCGGCCCGAATAATTCCATTTGATCTCAGGCAGTTGAAATCCGGTGTCATCTTTGGTGTTGGCGGCAAACTCCGACGCGGCAGAGCTTTCCAGCCGCAGGTCCAACTCCCCCCGCACAACGCCGTCGAAATGCTCGATCACCTCCATCGGGCGCAATCGGCGCGATCCGGGAGAGAAGATTTCGGCCATGCGGGCGGCAAGATAGAAAGCGTCGATGTCCTTGCGGAAGGCTTTTTCGATGCCGGGGCGCAGGACTTTGACGGCGACCTCTTCGCCGGTCTCGGCCAGTCGTGCATGGTGGACCTGCGCGATAGAGGCCGCGGCGACGGGTTCGCTGAACTCAGAGAAAATCGCGCTGACCGGCTCACCCAACTCCTGCTCGACCGCCCTGCGGGCCAGCGCCGTGTCAAAAGGCGGCAGCTTGTCTTGCAAGACACGCAGTTGCACAGCCAGATCATCCCCAACCACGTCGGGCCGGGTCGAAAGCACCTGACCGAATTTGATGTAGGCCGGGCCAAGCGCGGTCAGCGCGCGGGTGGCGGGCGGCATGGTCGGGTCGCCTTTGTAGCCCAGCCATTTGAACGGCAGGCCAAGCGCGCGGGCCACGAAACGCAGCGCCGGGGAAGCATCGAAAGCATCCAGCACCACATTCATCGCGCCCGCGCGTTCCAACGTCGCGCCGGTGCGGATCAGCCGCCAAATGTTGTGAGGTCCGCGCATCAGAGTTTCCAGCCCGAATGCAGCGCCGCGATGCCCATGCTCAGGTTGCGGTATTTGGCCTGCCCGAAACCGGCCGTGCGTACCATCGACAGAAACGTTTCCTGATCGGGGAAATTGCGGATCGATTCGACCAGATACTGATAGCTGTCGCGGTCGCCCGCGATGGCTTGCCCCATGCGCGGGATCACGTTGAAACTGTAGAGGTCATAGGCTTTTTGCATCGCCGGGTTGGGCAGCTGGCTGAACTCCAACACCATCAGGCGGCCACCGGGGCGCAGCACGCGGTACGCTTCGTTCAGCGCCTCTTGGGGGCGGGTCACGTTCCGGATGCCAAAGCTGATTGTATAGACATCAAAGGTGTTGTCGGGAAACGGCAGTGCCATGGCATCGCCCACCACCCAATCAAGGCTGCCGGTCAGGCTGTCGGCCT
Coding sequences within it:
- a CDS encoding glycine C-acetyltransferase, whose amino-acid sequence is MTQAFLSHVTDTLAEIDAEGMMKRERLITTPQGGEIAVGDRGVINLCANNYLGLADHPELIATAKEAMDEKGFGMASVRFICGTQDIHRELEQKLAGFLGHDDSILFAACFDANGGLFEPLLGPEDAVISDALNHASIIDGIRLCKAKRYRYANSDMADLEAKLKQAREDGARFIMIATDGVFSMDGYLANLPEITALAEKYEALVMVDDCHSTGFMGPKGAGTPAHHGVKVDIVTGTLGKALGGAIGGYIAGPQPVIDLLRQRARPYLFSNSLPSSIVRAGIRALELVEDGDDLRARLFENTKYWRAGLEKLGFDLLPGEHPIVPVMLGEAQLAQDMAARLFEEGVYVSGFFFPVVPRGQARIRTQMNAALTREQLDRALTAFEVAGKACGVIE
- the ubiE gene encoding bifunctional demethylmenaquinone methyltransferase/2-methoxy-6-polyprenyl-1,4-benzoquinol methylase UbiE, which encodes MTQDADKTTHFGFETVPEDEKAGRVQGVFNSVASKYDIMNDVMSMGIHRVWKEAMMDWLAPRPGQKLLDVAGGTGDVSFKFLGRAGHGHATVLDLTEPMLVEGRKRAEADSLTGSLDWVVGDAMALPFPDNTFDVYTISFGIRNVTRPQEALNEAYRVLRPGGRLMVLEFSQLPNPAMQKAYDLYSFNVIPRMGQAIAGDRDSYQYLVESIRNFPDQETFLSMVRTAGFGQAKYRNLSMGIAALHSGWKL
- a CDS encoding acetyl-CoA C-acyltransferase family protein, whose protein sequence is MSDDIVILSGARSAIGTFGGSLAGTPPTKLGSTVAAAAMERAGVSPDQIGHVVFGTVINTEPRDMYLSRVAARDAGVPDEVPAMNVNRLCGSGVQALVSATQSLMLGDADFALAGGAESMSRAPYILPDARWGQKMGDVRSLDMLLGTLNCPFGTGHMGVTAENVADEHTITREEMDAFALQSQERAAAAIAAGHFKDQIVPVDVKVKRDMVPFDTDEHPKATTAEALAGLRPVFQKDGRVTAGNASGINDGAAALVLARAGAAEAAGLTPRARILGYAHAGVRPEVMGIGPVPAVRRLLERTGLKADDFDVIESNEAFASQALAVSKELGFDPAKVNPNGGAIALGHPVGATGAIITVKALYELERIGGKRALITMCIGGGQGIAMAIERIA
- the tdh gene encoding L-threonine 3-dehydrogenase, with product MTTNEMKALAKLHPREGLWMTHAPVPEIGPEDVLIKINKTGICGTDIHIWNWDDWAAGTVPVGLITGHEFAGEIVELGRNVEGLEIGQRCSGEGHLIGKQSRQSRAGKFHLDPATRGIGVNEQGAFAQYLRLPAFNVVPLPDEISDDIGAILDPLGNAVHTALSFDLVGEDVLITGAGPIGIMAAAVARHVGARHVVVTDVNPDRLALAEKVADVVTVNVAEEDLADVIPRLKMKQGFDVGLEMSGNQQALDQMVEAMTMGGRIAMLGIPPGKSPVDWSRIVFKAITIKGVYGREIFETWYKMIAMLENGLDVSAIITHRFGVDDFEQGFAAMKSGQSGKVVLDWS
- the ubiB gene encoding 2-polyprenylphenol 6-hydroxylase — encoded protein: MRGPHNIWRLIRTGATLERAGAMNVVLDAFDASPALRFVARALGLPFKWLGYKGDPTMPPATRALTALGPAYIKFGQVLSTRPDVVGDDLAVQLRVLQDKLPPFDTALARRAVEQELGEPVSAIFSEFSEPVAAASIAQVHHARLAETGEEVAVKVLRPGIEKAFRKDIDAFYLAARMAEIFSPGSRRLRPMEVIEHFDGVVRGELDLRLESSAASEFAANTKDDTGFQLPEIKWNYSGRRVMTLGWADGLPLGDNAALDAAGHDRVALSERVLQLFLQHALRDGYFHADMHQGNLKVAANGDIIAYDFGIMGHIDSYTRRVYAEILYGFIRRDYLRVAKVHFEAGYVPADKDVDEFARALRAVGEPIFGMDATRISMARLLTYLFEVTERFGMETRTELILLQRTMVVVEGVARSLNPHINIWEVASPIVTDYITKSLGPRAIVSDLRDTAMVMARFGPRLPGLVEQALNRQAEEQPERRPRFWRYIAATAVMSGIAGATTIALIGALL
- a CDS encoding helix-turn-helix domain-containing protein, with product MTDNTDKILTQLPARLKAARQGQGLSLDAVAKLSGVSRSMVSQIERGESSPTIATLWNLTRALQVDFAGLLDGAPTEAQIEVLRSAAVPTISNLGSGCRIRILSPPEEAGHHEVYELLIAEGGMLDSAPHTRGAREHLSVFEGAVEVTSGMGTEQLQAGDTARYAADVPHAIRATAGPVRAFLVVQDA